A genomic region of Dickeya solani IPO 2222 contains the following coding sequences:
- a CDS encoding AAA family ATPase, with protein MTNNRLEWQQLLPDHTPYQTLFSQAAQLAPAEFSAVQPRLADALTIFCHPRSPSRFMLLKAQENNAYLALIANAIAHLPARQSETLHGNRYQIDGRQISIQPAQYPDDNFAATLRCGYQEWIEPEQLFGCVRIYQDDISLQPGLLHRVNGGTLILSARTLLAQPLMWLRLKQIIIDGQYHWLSPDERRPLPVAIPPMPIDLRLIVLGDRESLGDIHEMEPELGELAIYGEFESQLQLIEPEDMVHWCSYINALCLENQLPLLAADAWPELFTLAVRYSGDQGNVPLCPQWLLHQLKHAALYARQEDISGQAIIDAVTARRWREGYLSERMQDEIELGQILIETEGDMIGQVNGLSVLEYPGYPLMFGEPTRISCVVHPGDGELTDVERKAELGGNLHAKGMMIMQAFLISELELEQQLPFSASIVFEQSYGEVDGDSASLAELSALVSALSLLPINQQLAVTGSVDQFGHVQPIGGVNEKIEGFFEVCQRRGLTGKQGVIIPATNQRHLCLQPEVVDAVREGQFHLYIVDSAAEALMLLTQMPYDDERQPNLLAAIRERIAQLAPPERRRFPWFFR; from the coding sequence TTGACCAATAACCGACTCGAATGGCAGCAACTGCTGCCCGATCATACGCCATATCAGACGTTATTCTCCCAGGCAGCCCAACTTGCTCCCGCCGAGTTCTCAGCGGTACAGCCGCGCCTGGCCGATGCGTTGACGATTTTCTGCCATCCCCGGTCGCCTTCTCGATTCATGCTATTGAAGGCGCAGGAGAACAACGCCTATCTGGCATTGATTGCCAATGCCATCGCTCATCTGCCTGCCCGGCAATCGGAAACGCTGCATGGCAACCGTTATCAGATCGACGGTCGTCAGATCAGTATCCAGCCAGCCCAATATCCGGACGACAATTTTGCGGCCACCCTGCGCTGCGGCTATCAGGAGTGGATCGAGCCGGAACAGCTGTTTGGCTGTGTGCGGATATATCAGGACGATATCAGCCTGCAGCCCGGCCTGCTCCACCGCGTCAACGGCGGCACGTTGATTCTCTCCGCCCGAACATTACTGGCTCAGCCGCTGATGTGGCTGCGGCTCAAACAGATCATTATTGACGGTCAGTACCACTGGCTGTCCCCCGACGAACGGCGGCCCTTGCCGGTAGCGATTCCGCCGATGCCGATCGATCTGCGTCTGATCGTGCTCGGCGATCGTGAAAGCCTGGGCGATATCCATGAGATGGAGCCGGAACTGGGTGAACTGGCGATCTATGGTGAATTTGAATCACAGTTGCAACTGATTGAACCCGAAGACATGGTGCACTGGTGTTCCTACATCAATGCACTCTGTCTGGAAAACCAGTTGCCGCTGCTGGCCGCCGATGCCTGGCCGGAACTGTTTACGCTGGCGGTGCGCTATAGCGGCGATCAGGGCAATGTTCCCTTATGCCCACAATGGCTGCTCCATCAACTCAAACACGCCGCGCTCTATGCCCGTCAGGAAGACATCAGCGGACAGGCTATTATTGATGCCGTTACCGCGCGCCGCTGGCGTGAAGGTTACTTGTCCGAACGTATGCAGGACGAAATCGAGCTCGGTCAGATCCTGATCGAAACCGAAGGCGACATGATCGGTCAGGTTAATGGTTTGTCGGTGCTGGAGTATCCCGGTTATCCGCTGATGTTTGGCGAACCGACCCGCATCAGCTGCGTGGTGCATCCCGGCGACGGCGAACTGACCGACGTCGAGCGCAAGGCTGAGCTGGGCGGCAACCTGCACGCCAAAGGCATGATGATTATGCAGGCGTTCCTGATTTCCGAACTGGAACTGGAACAACAGTTGCCGTTTTCCGCATCAATCGTGTTTGAACAATCCTACGGTGAAGTCGATGGCGACAGCGCCTCGCTGGCTGAGCTCAGCGCGCTGGTCAGCGCCCTGTCTCTGCTCCCCATCAATCAACAGTTGGCCGTGACCGGCTCCGTCGACCAGTTTGGGCATGTGCAGCCGATCGGCGGCGTCAACGAAAAAATCGAAGGATTTTTCGAGGTATGCCAGCGCCGTGGTCTGACCGGCAAACAGGGTGTTATTATTCCAGCAACCAATCAGCGTCATTTGTGCCTGCAGCCGGAAGTGGTCGACGCGGTGCGCGAAGGGCAATTCCATCTCTATATCGTGGATTCGGCGGCCGAAGCACTGATGCTGTTGACCCAGATGCCGTATGACGACGAGCGGCAGCCTAATCTGCTGGCGGCTATCCGCGAGCGCATCGCGCAGTTGGCGCCTCCGGAACGCCGCCGCTTCCCATGGTTTTTCCGTTGA
- the fabA gene encoding bifunctional 3-hydroxydecanoyl-ACP dehydratase/trans-2-decenoyl-ACP isomerase, translated as MVDKRDSYSKEDLFASGRGELFGPQGPQLPTGNMLMMDRVISMTEEGGLHGKGYVEAELDIRPDLWFFGCHFIGDPVMPGCLGLDAMWQLVGFYLGWLGGEGKGRALGVGEVKFTGQVLPEAKKVTYRIHFKRVINRKLIMGIADGEVLVDGRLIYTATDLKVGLFKDTSTF; from the coding sequence ATGGTAGACAAACGCGATTCCTATTCCAAAGAAGACCTTTTCGCCAGCGGACGCGGTGAACTGTTTGGTCCGCAGGGGCCACAACTGCCGACCGGCAACATGCTGATGATGGATCGTGTCATCTCGATGACCGAAGAAGGCGGTCTGCATGGAAAAGGCTATGTGGAAGCAGAACTGGATATCCGTCCGGATCTGTGGTTCTTCGGTTGCCACTTTATCGGCGATCCGGTGATGCCAGGTTGCCTGGGTCTGGATGCCATGTGGCAGTTGGTGGGCTTCTATCTCGGCTGGCTGGGCGGCGAAGGAAAAGGCCGCGCACTGGGCGTAGGCGAAGTGAAATTTACCGGTCAGGTGCTGCCAGAGGCGAAAAAAGTGACTTATCGCATTCACTTTAAACGCGTTATCAACCGTAAGCTGATCATGGGTATCGCTGATGGTGAAGTTCTGGTAGACGGTCGTCTCATCTACACCGCAACCGACCTGAAAGTGGGTCTGTTCAAAGACACCAGCACTTTCTGA
- the betA gene encoding choline dehydrogenase, translated as MDYDYIIIGAGSAGNVLAARLTEDPDVSVLLLEAGGPDYRLDFRTQMPAALAWPLQGRRYNWAYETDPEPYMDNRRMECGRGKGLGGSSLINGMCYIRGNAMDFEHWASMPGLADWRYRDCLPYFRLSERRDSGADAYHGDRGPVSVTTPKAGNNELFHAMVAAGVQAGYPRTDDLNGYQQEGFGPMDRTVTPDGRRASTARGYLDMARGRPNLTIVTHALTDRLLFGGKRVTGVSYLRGDSNQPQQVFARREVLLCAGAIASPQILQRSGVGPADLLRGLGIPLVQHLPGVGQNLQDHLEMYLQYRCKQPVSLYPALKWINQPKIGAEWLFFGTGIGASNQFEAGGFIRSGEAVDWPNLQFHFLPVAINYNGSQAVREHGFQAHVGSMRSPSRGRIHLRSRDPRQHPSILFNYMSTEQDWQEFRTAVRITREIMSQPALDRYRGSEISPGSQAQSDRELDAFIRRQAETAYHPSCSCKMGQGEMAVVDGQGRVHGLSGLRVVDASIMPQIITGNLNATTIMMAEKIADRIRGRTPLPPSEANFYVADPASAHPV; from the coding sequence ATGGATTATGACTACATCATTATTGGCGCCGGCTCTGCCGGTAACGTACTGGCCGCCCGGCTGACGGAAGACCCGGATGTCAGCGTTCTGCTGCTGGAGGCGGGCGGGCCGGACTATCGACTGGATTTTCGGACTCAGATGCCGGCCGCGCTGGCCTGGCCATTACAGGGGAGGCGTTACAACTGGGCCTATGAAACCGATCCGGAACCGTATATGGATAACCGGCGTATGGAGTGTGGGCGCGGTAAAGGATTGGGCGGATCGTCGCTGATCAATGGCATGTGTTACATCCGTGGCAACGCCATGGATTTTGAACACTGGGCGAGCATGCCCGGTCTGGCAGATTGGCGCTACCGCGACTGCCTGCCGTATTTTCGTCTGTCGGAACGACGCGACAGCGGCGCTGATGCCTATCATGGCGATCGGGGTCCGGTGAGTGTGACGACACCCAAAGCGGGAAACAACGAGCTTTTTCATGCGATGGTCGCCGCAGGCGTACAGGCTGGTTATCCGCGTACGGATGACCTGAACGGCTATCAGCAGGAAGGGTTTGGCCCGATGGATCGCACGGTGACCCCTGATGGACGACGTGCCAGCACCGCGCGCGGTTATCTGGATATGGCGCGGGGGCGCCCGAATCTGACGATTGTGACCCATGCGCTGACCGATCGCCTCCTGTTCGGCGGCAAGCGGGTAACCGGCGTCAGTTATCTGCGTGGCGACAGCAATCAGCCGCAACAGGTTTTCGCCCGGCGTGAAGTCTTGCTGTGCGCGGGAGCGATTGCGTCGCCGCAGATATTGCAGCGCTCCGGCGTCGGACCGGCGGATTTGTTGCGCGGTCTGGGTATTCCGCTGGTGCAGCATTTGCCGGGGGTTGGGCAGAATCTGCAGGACCATCTGGAAATGTATCTGCAGTACCGCTGTAAACAGCCGGTGTCGCTTTATCCGGCGTTAAAGTGGATCAATCAGCCGAAGATCGGCGCCGAATGGTTGTTTTTCGGTACCGGCATCGGCGCCAGCAACCAGTTTGAGGCAGGCGGGTTCATTCGCAGCGGCGAAGCCGTTGACTGGCCTAACCTGCAATTCCATTTTTTACCGGTGGCGATCAATTACAACGGTTCTCAGGCTGTGCGTGAACACGGGTTTCAGGCGCATGTCGGATCGATGCGTTCACCAAGCCGCGGCCGCATCCATTTGCGATCCCGCGATCCGCGCCAGCACCCGAGTATTCTGTTCAACTATATGTCGACCGAACAGGACTGGCAAGAATTTCGCACGGCGGTTCGCATTACCCGGGAAATCATGTCGCAACCGGCATTGGATCGTTATCGGGGAAGCGAAATCAGCCCGGGGTCGCAGGCGCAGAGCGACAGGGAACTGGATGCCTTTATTCGCCGGCAGGCGGAAACCGCCTATCATCCTTCCTGTTCCTGCAAAATGGGGCAGGGTGAGATGGCGGTGGTGGACGGTCAGGGACGGGTGCATGGACTGTCCGGATTGCGGGTGGTGGATGCGTCGATCATGCCGCAGATTATCACCGGCAACCTCAATGCGACCACGATCATGATGGCGGAGAAGATCGCCGATCGGATTCGCGGACGTACGCCGTTGCCACCCAGCGAGGCGAATTTTTATGTCGCGGACCCCGCGTCGGCTCACCCGGTATAA
- the betB gene encoding betaine-aldehyde dehydrogenase, producing MSLYGLQPLFIHGVRVDSDGNDRFSAVNPATGEVIAQLQEATAGDIERAVTSAQHGQREWAAMTAMQRARVLQRAVAILRERNDELALMETHDTGKPLAETRTVDIATGADVLEYYAGLAPSLEGQQIPLRDLSFVYTRREPLGVVAAIGAWNYPIQIALWKSAPALAAGNAMIFKPSEVTSLTTLQLAEIYHEAGLPAGVFNVLTGSGKGVGQALTRHPGIAKVSFTGGVVSGKTVMANAAESSLKAVTLELGGKSPLIIFDDADLDRAADIAMAANFFSSGQVCTNGTRVFIPTVLKLAFERKILERVARIRMGDPADPTVNFGPLASTAHRESVLRYIELGKAQGARLLTGGGVPEGEVFARGAWVSPTVFTDCRDDMTIVCEEIFGPVMSILTYSDEEEVVRRANATDYGLAAGVVTRDISRAHRVIQQLQAGIGWINTWGESPAQMPVGGYKHSGVGRENGIATLQSYTQTKSIQVELGDFNPIF from the coding sequence ATGTCACTTTATGGTTTACAGCCGTTGTTTATCCACGGCGTGCGGGTCGACAGCGACGGTAACGACAGATTTTCTGCCGTGAATCCGGCGACGGGTGAGGTTATCGCTCAGTTACAGGAAGCCACCGCCGGCGACATCGAGCGGGCGGTTACGTCCGCGCAGCATGGGCAGCGCGAGTGGGCGGCGATGACCGCGATGCAACGGGCACGGGTGTTGCAGCGCGCCGTGGCGATACTGCGCGAACGCAATGATGAGCTGGCGCTGATGGAAACCCACGATACCGGCAAACCGTTGGCGGAAACCCGAACGGTGGACATCGCCACCGGGGCTGATGTGCTGGAGTATTACGCCGGGCTGGCGCCGTCGCTGGAAGGACAGCAGATCCCGCTGCGCGACTTGTCCTTTGTCTATACCCGGCGAGAACCGTTGGGCGTAGTGGCGGCGATTGGCGCCTGGAATTACCCGATTCAGATCGCGCTCTGGAAATCCGCTCCTGCGCTGGCGGCGGGCAATGCCATGATCTTTAAACCCAGCGAGGTGACCTCACTGACAACCTTGCAACTGGCGGAGATCTACCATGAAGCGGGGCTGCCGGCTGGCGTATTTAATGTGCTAACCGGTAGCGGCAAGGGTGTCGGTCAAGCGCTGACGCGCCATCCCGGCATCGCCAAAGTGTCTTTTACCGGCGGTGTGGTCAGCGGCAAAACGGTGATGGCGAATGCCGCTGAGTCCAGCCTTAAAGCGGTGACTCTGGAACTGGGCGGCAAATCGCCGCTGATCATTTTTGATGACGCCGATCTGGATCGGGCAGCCGATATCGCTATGGCAGCCAACTTTTTCAGTAGCGGCCAGGTGTGTACCAATGGTACTCGGGTCTTTATCCCGACGGTGCTGAAGCTGGCTTTTGAACGCAAAATTCTTGAGCGCGTGGCTCGTATCCGCATGGGCGATCCGGCCGATCCAACGGTGAATTTTGGTCCGCTGGCGAGCACCGCCCACCGGGAGTCGGTGCTGCGCTACATCGAACTTGGCAAAGCACAAGGCGCCAGATTGTTGACCGGGGGCGGCGTACCGGAAGGCGAGGTATTCGCGCGCGGCGCCTGGGTGTCTCCGACGGTGTTCACCGATTGTCGGGATGACATGACCATCGTGTGCGAAGAGATTTTCGGGCCAGTGATGAGCATCCTCACGTATAGCGATGAGGAAGAGGTGGTTCGGCGCGCCAATGCTACCGATTATGGGCTGGCGGCTGGCGTGGTGACGCGGGACATCAGCCGGGCGCATCGTGTTATCCAGCAGTTGCAGGCCGGGATCGGCTGGATCAACACCTGGGGCGAATCGCCGGCGCAAATGCCAGTCGGTGGTTACAAGCATTCGGGCGTCGGGCGTGAAAATGGCATCGCCACGTTGCAAAGCTACACCCAAACCAAATCCATTCAGGTCGAGCTGGGAGATTTCAATCCGATTTTTTAA
- the betI gene encoding transcriptional regulator BetI, giving the protein MPKVGMQPIRRQQLIDATLMAIDEVGLHEASIAQIARRAGVSNGIISHYFQDKNGLLDATMRHLLRLLGTAVRTRLAALASDDPGLRLRAMVAGNFDASQTSAAAMKTWLAFWASSMHSPSLYRLQRVSSRRLYSNLCAEFRRCLPREDARRAARGLAGLIDGLWLRSALNDKGCSQQESLAVACHFIDCLLKTAPCATSEQEN; this is encoded by the coding sequence ATGCCCAAAGTCGGGATGCAACCGATCAGGCGACAGCAATTGATCGACGCCACGTTGATGGCGATTGACGAAGTCGGGCTACATGAGGCGTCCATTGCGCAGATTGCCCGGCGGGCAGGCGTTTCTAACGGCATCATCAGCCACTATTTTCAGGACAAGAATGGCCTGCTTGACGCCACCATGCGTCATCTGCTGCGCCTACTGGGTACCGCCGTCAGGACGCGTCTGGCCGCGTTAGCGTCAGACGATCCCGGATTACGTTTGCGGGCGATGGTGGCGGGTAATTTCGATGCGAGTCAGACCAGCGCGGCAGCGATGAAAACCTGGCTGGCCTTTTGGGCCAGCAGCATGCATTCCCCCAGCCTTTACCGGCTGCAGCGCGTCAGCAGCCGCAGGCTCTATTCCAACCTGTGCGCCGAATTTCGTCGCTGTTTGCCGCGTGAAGACGCGCGCCGTGCGGCAAGAGGCCTGGCGGGATTGATTGACGGATTATGGCTGCGCAGTGCGCTGAACGACAAGGGGTGTAGCCAGCAGGAGTCCCTGGCGGTGGCTTGCCACTTTATCGACTGTCTGCTGAAGACAGCGCCTTGCGCCACATCTGAACAGGAGAACTGA
- a CDS encoding RpiB/LacA/LacB family sugar-phosphate isomerase, producing MKIALINENSQAAKNAIIAAALSKAVEPQGHTVYNYGQYAVEDAAQLTYIQNGILTAILLNSGAADFVVTGCGTGQGAMLACNSFPGVICGLVVDPSDAYLFSQINNGNAVSLPYAKGFGWGAELNLENLFTQLFKEEGGRGYPSDRVAPQQRNKKILDAVKAVTYNDLITILKGLDQDLVKGAIAGPKFQEYFFANSTNAELTSYIKSLLN from the coding sequence ATGAAAATTGCACTGATTAACGAGAACAGCCAGGCCGCAAAGAACGCGATCATCGCCGCTGCCCTGTCCAAAGCCGTTGAACCGCAAGGTCACACCGTATACAACTACGGTCAATATGCTGTTGAAGACGCCGCGCAGCTGACCTACATCCAGAACGGTATTCTGACTGCCATCCTGCTGAACTCCGGTGCCGCTGATTTCGTGGTCACGGGTTGCGGTACCGGCCAGGGCGCCATGCTGGCCTGTAACTCTTTCCCGGGTGTGATCTGTGGTCTGGTTGTTGACCCGTCTGACGCTTACCTGTTCTCCCAGATCAACAACGGTAACGCGGTTTCCCTGCCTTACGCCAAAGGCTTTGGCTGGGGTGCCGAGCTGAACCTGGAAAACCTGTTCACTCAGCTGTTCAAAGAAGAAGGCGGCCGCGGCTACCCGAGCGATCGCGTTGCTCCGCAGCAGCGCAACAAGAAAATTCTTGATGCGGTAAAAGCCGTGACCTACAACGACCTGATCACTATTCTGAAAGGTCTGGATCAGGATCTGGTCAAAGGCGCTATTGCCGGTCCGAAATTCCAGGAATATTTCTTCGCTAACAGCACCAACGCTGAGCTGACCAGCTACATCAAATCCCTGCTGAATTAA
- a CDS encoding methyl-accepting chemotaxis protein — protein MTIVKKLAIAISIFSLALISVGGFGLHSLSQSKDRLEYVMTNTLPSLDNLVKSNSALNDARSGLALIFLTREDQQRNTLKRALDDSLSSVEKLNATYKKDLVSDNKDAQMANDNLQYLSDFRAAKDKLFQQSQTDTQAAEKAFASQGYVTLAQEKLVKGFQDQYSYNVGLAGGLQEQNNTSFKLAFFGLVGLIVVALLAAGTLSTVIIGYVRTSLNALRQTLISVSENLDLTLQADTRKNDEIGQTAGAFNNLIQRFATVLADVRSASESVSTASGEIAAANEDLSSRTEEQASSLAQTAASMHEISSTIESNVDNTAQANRLGQQASVAVQHGDEAVQRMMHAMEEIANGSAKVADITNLIEGIAFQTNILALNAAVEAARAGEHGRGFAVVAGEVRTLSQRSSSAAKEIKTLIDSAISAVKHGAVQADEVRDAISNVKGVIQNVSSLVNEVSLASEEQSRGISQINTAINQMEAVTQQNAAMVEQASSAADSLNEQATKLRQSVETFKLQGNAHFINTHVMNDIHPLRLGNH, from the coding sequence ATGACCATTGTGAAAAAATTAGCTATCGCAATCAGTATTTTTTCCCTGGCGCTGATTAGCGTAGGCGGTTTTGGTCTTCATTCACTTAGCCAGTCAAAAGATCGTCTGGAATATGTGATGACTAACACACTACCCAGCCTTGATAATCTGGTGAAATCGAATAGCGCATTAAACGATGCGCGTAGCGGTCTGGCGCTTATTTTTCTCACCCGGGAAGATCAACAACGCAATACCTTAAAACGCGCACTTGATGACTCGCTGAGCAGCGTTGAAAAACTGAATGCCACGTATAAAAAGGATCTGGTCTCTGATAATAAAGATGCGCAGATGGCCAATGATAATCTGCAATATCTGAGTGACTTCCGTGCCGCCAAGGATAAACTGTTTCAACAGTCCCAAACCGATACTCAAGCCGCGGAGAAAGCCTTTGCCTCTCAGGGCTATGTCACGCTGGCTCAGGAGAAACTGGTAAAAGGCTTTCAGGATCAGTACAGCTATAACGTCGGTTTGGCTGGTGGACTGCAGGAACAAAATAACACCAGTTTCAAACTGGCTTTCTTCGGGCTGGTTGGATTGATTGTGGTCGCCTTGCTCGCCGCCGGCACCTTGTCCACGGTGATTATCGGCTATGTGCGCACCAGCCTGAACGCCCTGCGCCAGACGCTGATCTCCGTCAGTGAAAATCTGGATTTGACTCTGCAAGCCGATACCAGAAAGAATGACGAAATCGGCCAGACCGCCGGTGCCTTTAACAACCTGATTCAGCGATTCGCCACCGTTCTGGCTGACGTACGTTCCGCCAGTGAAAGCGTTTCGACGGCATCCGGCGAAATCGCCGCCGCCAACGAAGACCTCTCATCCAGAACGGAAGAGCAAGCCTCTTCTCTGGCACAGACCGCCGCCAGCATGCATGAAATCTCATCCACCATCGAAAGTAACGTCGACAATACCGCACAAGCCAATCGGCTGGGTCAGCAAGCAAGCGTCGCGGTCCAGCATGGCGATGAAGCGGTGCAGCGTATGATGCACGCGATGGAAGAAATCGCTAACGGGTCCGCAAAAGTAGCCGATATCACCAACCTGATTGAGGGTATCGCCTTCCAGACCAACATTCTGGCGCTGAATGCCGCAGTGGAGGCCGCCCGGGCGGGTGAGCATGGCCGCGGTTTCGCGGTGGTGGCCGGCGAGGTCCGCACGCTGTCCCAGCGCTCTTCATCCGCCGCCAAAGAGATCAAGACCCTGATCGACAGTGCAATTTCCGCCGTAAAACATGGCGCGGTGCAGGCCGATGAAGTCCGCGATGCCATCAGCAACGTGAAAGGCGTGATTCAGAACGTGTCCAGCCTGGTCAATGAAGTGTCGCTGGCATCAGAAGAACAAAGTCGCGGCATCTCCCAGATTAACACCGCCATCAACCAGATGGAGGCGGTTACGCAGCAGAACGCCGCCATGGTGGAGCAAGCCTCATCAGCAGCGGACTCACTCAACGAGCAGGCCACCAAATTGCGCCAGTCGGTGGAGACCTTCAAACTGCAAGGGAACGCCCATTTTATCAACACGCATGTCATGAACGATATACACCCTTTACGCCTCGGCAATCACTGA
- the phoH gene encoding phosphate starvation-inducible protein PhoH, translating to MGRQKAVIKARREAKRVIRRESRSYRQREEDSVTSLVQLGGIEAIGMARESRDNSTIEARTSAQEHYLSAIENKQLIFATGEAGCGKTFLSAAKAAEALLHKEVERIIVTRPVLQAEEDLGFLPGDIAEKFAPYFRPVYDVLQRRLGSSFLQYCLRPEIAKVEISPFAYMRGRTFENAVVILDEAQNVTVNQMKMFLTRLGENVTVIVNGDITQCDLPAGVKSGLRDALERFTEDGMVSIVTFGKEDCVRSELCQRTLVAYS from the coding sequence ATGGGAAGACAAAAAGCAGTGATCAAAGCGCGTCGTGAAGCCAAACGTGTTATCAGACGTGAATCGCGCAGTTATCGTCAGCGTGAAGAAGATTCGGTCACTTCTCTGGTTCAGTTGGGCGGCATTGAAGCTATCGGTATGGCGCGTGAGAGCCGTGATAACTCAACGATTGAGGCCCGAACCTCAGCTCAGGAACACTACTTGTCTGCAATAGAAAATAAACAGTTAATCTTTGCCACCGGTGAGGCGGGCTGTGGCAAAACGTTTCTCAGTGCGGCCAAAGCGGCCGAAGCACTGCTTCATAAAGAGGTTGAACGTATTATTGTTACGCGGCCGGTATTGCAGGCGGAGGAAGATCTCGGCTTCCTGCCGGGCGACATCGCGGAGAAATTCGCACCTTATTTTCGGCCGGTGTATGACGTGTTGCAGCGTCGGCTCGGCTCTTCCTTCCTGCAGTACTGCCTGCGGCCGGAAATCGCCAAGGTCGAGATCTCGCCATTTGCCTATATGCGCGGGCGGACGTTCGAAAACGCAGTGGTGATTCTGGACGAAGCGCAGAACGTTACCGTCAATCAGATGAAGATGTTCCTGACGCGTCTGGGCGAGAATGTCACGGTGATTGTCAATGGAGATATTACGCAGTGCGACTTGCCTGCTGGCGTTAAATCAGGCCTGCGCGACGCACTGGAGCGGTTTACGGAAGATGGCATGGTGAGCATTGTCACCTTTGGCAAAGAGGATTGCGTCCGCTCCGAGCTGTGCCAGCGTACGCTGGTAGCATATTCCTGA
- the fliZ gene encoding flagella biosynthesis regulatory protein FliZ: protein MPQATRKKQLLSRYLKDFKHRQTHCANCAKELDRVSLVFRDQLINKKSIAMMDRLIDNTIWESVQEELIPLCRFCSEVSCNTHANYFDIKAFTQYLIEQTEVRHSTMREYVIRLRRLDELLLAKSYPQESFSSDGNIQQRICDYLPDIEQNTYRSALRKYDQYLHWQKHY, encoded by the coding sequence ATGCCTCAAGCAACCAGGAAGAAGCAGCTTCTGAGCCGTTATTTGAAAGACTTCAAACACAGGCAAACACACTGCGCCAATTGTGCCAAGGAACTGGATCGTGTTTCGCTGGTATTTCGCGATCAGCTCATCAATAAAAAGTCGATAGCCATGATGGATCGACTGATTGACAACACTATCTGGGAATCTGTGCAGGAAGAACTCATCCCCCTATGTCGTTTTTGCAGTGAAGTATCCTGCAATACACACGCCAATTATTTCGATATCAAAGCGTTTACGCAGTATCTGATCGAACAGACTGAGGTACGCCACAGCACGATGCGGGAATATGTCATCCGCCTGCGGCGTCTGGATGAATTGCTACTGGCGAAGAGTTATCCGCAGGAAAGCTTCTCCTCGGATGGCAATATTCAGCAGCGTATTTGCGATTATTTGCCTGATATCGAGCAGAATACATACCGCAGTGCTCTGCGGAAGTACGATCAATATCTGCACTGGCAGAAACATTACTAA
- a CDS encoding RNA polymerase sigma factor FliA, which produces MSELYTAEGTMDKNSLWKRYVPLVRHEALRLQVRLPASVELDDLLQAGGIGLLSAVERYDSLQGTAFTTYAVQRIRGAMLDELRSRDWAPRSVRRNAREVAQAMQQTEQSLGRAPTEQEVAQTLNISLEEYRQILLDTNNSQLFSYDEWREEHGDSAEALLEGNEDANPLNQLLDVNLRQRVMDAIESLPEREKMVLTLYYQEELNLKEIGAVLEVGESRVSQLHSQAIKRLRAKLMSDV; this is translated from the coding sequence GTGAGCGAACTGTATACCGCTGAAGGCACAATGGATAAAAATTCATTATGGAAGCGCTATGTTCCCCTGGTGCGCCATGAAGCCTTACGTTTACAGGTTCGTCTTCCGGCAAGCGTCGAGCTCGATGATCTCCTGCAAGCGGGGGGGATCGGGCTGCTCAGTGCCGTAGAACGTTATGATTCGTTGCAAGGCACGGCATTTACCACCTATGCCGTGCAACGTATTCGTGGCGCGATGCTGGATGAGCTGCGCAGCCGGGACTGGGCGCCACGCAGTGTCAGGCGTAACGCCCGGGAAGTCGCGCAGGCAATGCAGCAGACTGAACAGTCACTCGGCCGGGCTCCTACCGAACAGGAAGTGGCCCAAACCCTGAATATCTCGCTGGAGGAGTATCGCCAGATTCTTCTGGATACCAACAATAGCCAGTTGTTTTCTTACGATGAATGGCGGGAAGAGCATGGAGATAGCGCTGAGGCGTTACTGGAAGGAAATGAGGACGCGAATCCGTTAAATCAACTGCTGGACGTGAATTTACGCCAGCGAGTGATGGACGCGATTGAAAGCCTACCAGAGCGAGAGAAAATGGTGTTGACCCTCTATTATCAGGAAGAACTGAACCTAAAGGAGATTGGGGCAGTTCTGGAAGTCGGGGAGTCGCGCGTTAGTCAGTTGCATAGCCAGGCGATAAAGCGTCTGCGTGCGAAATTAATGAGTGACGTTTAA